tcgtatgccctacttgaataaaaaaagttcactgcaataataaatgtacccacatcacaaggagcttgtacttttttaaacttacacctagttatcgtactgaaaatttttaatgacattacatgaagtcattcaacaattttcagtcatgatgaaaattttctgaatggaaggtgtgattattgtcattttctgaaaaatagaagcaagctctgtttttacctggaatcaattcacaataccagtccactttgggggataatgtactgttaagaggatgttccatttttgcgcaggggtgatttggaacagtccaatgttgcgtgggatggggtatggctgaaatatgctgtatttgctcttaagcaaatgtcggcctttctagtgttaaATAGCTAACGTAAAAAAACTTATGTAACGCATAATTGTTATTATCAACGTCAATGTCCCATTAGGCGGATAATTTCATTGATATTTATCAAATTCCAACGAGAAAGCCACCCACCTCAGTGTTTCGTGTAAGCACCAGGCCGCCAGTCCAGGACAATGAAAAATTCCCAACAGACTTTTGAATTTCCCTTGAAGGGATGAAAATCCTCAGGTAACTGTACCACGTGCCCAACTTTTGTTATAAGTCCACGGCACTCGCCGCCGTATAATTCCTCGACTGCAAGCTAGTGTTTTACAGATCGATTATAAAGCCACGGAGAGCAAATGCGATTCTCAATGCAACGCGACGTCgctgtgttttgttttgatctGTCCACCATCTTGGGTGTCATACGTCTCGTACCAATGGCACTCagtgtgatactgtaaatgcattaaaagtTCGTCGgaatttactttcgcggtagcgggaaatgggGTGTTCTCggtggtagcgccatagactgcagtctcctGCTATaatgcaaatatacaaaagtaacggtctcctctgtcagcactggaacaccagtgctgcagtggtcgtcagcactgtaagtccagtgctgagccggcgtcagcactgaaaatccagtgctgaggcagcttcagcactcgaagccctcctgtcagcactggaaaccgagtgctgagactacaatcagcactggatttccagtgctgaggcactggaaaaccagtgctgaggccgattcgacccattgattcagcactggaacatcagtgcggaacccgttacttttgtatacttgctgctataatggaaaaatgttcgcgatggctTTAACTTCGCGCTGAATTCGTcacagcgaaaaccgcgaacataaaaccacctcgaacatttctgcataatTTTTTACAGTCACGATCTAAGCTGGAGGAAGAGAGAATACAGTAACGTTAGCTTGAGTCCAATTTCTGAATAATCAACCGCTTCGTTGTAAGCACAAACTTGAGTCTCAACATgtagatatatgtggagaaggagacctcagccaaccgttcacacttacgccacatcttcagaaaagacgctggagccgcatgttccccgtttaagaactttattcgaaccgacacacaacaaacatgtttcgccgtgtggcttcctcagtgttatgggctcgaaatGAGTCTCAACATGTTTCAGAAATAGTTGGGTCAACGATTCGGTGACTTTTATCCACAGCCGAGGGCAAGTCTGTTTAGACGGCCCTTCTAAGATACTGTACTGACGGAGTAATCAGGTTATGAATAGAGGTTAAAGGTTAAAGTTGAATAAAAGCGCGGGAAGTCGAAAACTGACTGTATTTCCAGGGAGGATTGGTGATTGCGGCTTTCTCAAGTTCTACCACCTGAACCAACATGAATCTGTGTGATTTTGAAACAGACAATACGAAAAGTTGTGTAGTTGGGTCTGAAGTACCAGACGTGACGAAAGGAGAGCCGTGCTGCCTTGGGATCGACGAGGCAGGCAGAGGTCCGGTGCTCGGTaaggtgcccccctcccacccccgtCGCGATGTACTAGTATACGGCATTCCCCCTCTAGCTACTGTACCAACTCCAAACTTGACCAAAGGATACAAGATGCCGGTTTAAGTCAACTAGTCTTGGCGTATCATCACACGGCACGAATGTCtcggtttgtgtgtgtgtgtgtgtgtgtgtgtgtgtgtgtgtgtgtgtgtgtgtgtgcatacgtGCACCGAGTTACCAGGTACCAGGTGTACCAAGTATATTTTTTGTACCTGCATGATGCACCATTTTCCTTTGCTTTGCAGTCcatattattaaaaaaaaaacaatttaacatGGTTATCCTGGTATATCTGTACCGTTTCAAATTTCGTGATCTGTTTCATAACATAACAAGATGCAACTAATGCAATGAAaaattttattatatatattttttttgctgtCAGGAAAAACAAAGAGAAGAGATGTAGAGGCAATGCCATTATACAGTTTAGTCAAGGTTGGTCATGGGGGTATTTTGTGGGTTTTGTGTGACATAATGTAAAAGATGTTGAAGAGACCCTCCAAACTGACAAAAGCTGAACACTGTAGAcgcatgtactacatgtagcatccctggtcaatctgaaTATTTTGCTTGCCAGAGAATCTACTCACCAGGGTAAGggggcatacatgtatgatcaaAGCATAGAGGCGTAGCACCCATGTtcctccctgtaaaaaaaaagccctGGACTTGTACCAGACATGATTATCCTGAGCCTAACTTGTTCTCTTGGTGTTCCTCCCCAGGACCAATGGTGTACGGCATCTGCTACTGTCCACTGTCAGGGCAGGACAGGCTCAAGGACATGGGATTCGCAGGTGGGTGGGACCACCGGGTCCAGCCAATAACTAAGTGGTCAATAactgctagggttagggtcagtAAACTTGTGGTCAGTATTCTCTGGGGCCAGGGTCAGTACTCTAAAGGTATCTAACTTGGTCTTGCACCATACAACTGGTCTATGAAAGCTAGGACACACTGTACCTGTGTACTGAGCCCaaaacactgaggaagccacatgtCTGTTTGTGGGTTTGACTTCTAAATGGGAAACAACTGGTTCCAGCATCCTCTCTGAAGATGTGGCATAAGTGTGTACGGTTGACTTGAGGTTGTCCACTCCCATTTACCTCACTGGATGGTGCTCGTTTGCGCCTGTTTGCGAAAGACAGTTGCATTACTGGTGCCAATTTGCTACCAACTGGCTCAAATTTGTTGGGTACGTTGGGTATGGACAATATAGAGGGGTACGGACACGTGTGTATCTCCTGACAGTTGGTATATTCTGGTCAGTTTGCAGTCAGATACGTAACATTAGTAACCTAGGCCTACTGGAAGCATAGGTAACCTAGTCACTACAAGGTTTAGAATATTGCAGTAGacagatgaaaaaaatgaatgaactGTTCCCCTCCCACCTCCAGATTCTAAAACCCTGACAGAGGAGCAGCGAGAGAAGCTGTTTGAGGCCATCGCCGGGGCAGGAGAGTTCATGGGCTGGACCATCCACATCCTGGCACCCAATGCCATCTCCAACTGTATGCtcaggaggtcaggggtcacatTGCACATCATTGGCAATAAGCATGGTCATGGTTTAGACTGCAAACGTGTAGCTTGATGAATTCtgaacatacattgtaaaattGATAAAATGGAAACCATTCATTCTTTATTTAGGTGAAGCATGGTGCTGTTTGAAGTAGCTTAGTTATATAACAATTGATATTTTCTATGCCTTGTAGCCATGGAATAGAAACATTCAATTAAAACTAAACACAAATTGACATTtattacaaaggtatgtgtttctATAAAACATGGTCTAGGCAAAGACCTGTTTACAAGGGAGGGTTCTTtgacctcatacatgtacatttcaaactGTGAAGCTACCTGTTCTTCCTTGTGGTTACAGTTAATCCatttgtcaatgtatgaaaagtTCAATTCATTGTTTTCAATGTCAACTTGCCTGGTATGTTAAATTTGTGGCTTCCTGCCAGATCACTTAATTGCCTACACAAGTGAAAAAATTATATTCTTATGACCTTTATCAGATTTAAGATTTGTGACCTGACTTGCCGTACTGCTGTACGTAGCATCTGTTTTCTCTCTCACGACCAGTAACAAATTTGCTTTTCACTAAatttcagtgagctaaactggctTGACTAAGATCTTTTTTCACTTTACCTCTCAGGAGTAAGTACAACCTGAACACCCTGTCTCACGACACAGCCATCGGGCTCATCCAAAGAACCTTAGACAGTGGGGTCAATTTGCAGGAGGTAAGACTGTAGATGCTGATGCAGAATGCAGTGACTGATGACTGAAGACTGTTACCTCATACTACTTTGTACTTCTGAGGTCTCCTCAGTCATTTCAGTGGTCTTGTCAAGGCTTGGACTACTGTTACTGTTTACTGCATAGCTttcacaacaaaacattttacataaagTTAGATACTTAATGGCTATGGTTTGTGGTGGTCAATAATGGTCTTGTCATTactaatgtttgtttttattttgtttgtatcGCATAATATGAGTAAACCACGCTAAAAATCAGTTACTCTGATTTTTGGAaagggtcagacgtttcagatagtatctagtatatatatctatctttAGTGTGAAGGAAGAAGTGGGGAGCTGGTGCTATCTAaatgtctggccgtttccaaaatcatgtccagttgagTAACTgtcttttggcgtatcttattacctgggtgtcgAAACTTCTTAAATGTAATGAATAAAGCAACTTATGGCAAGCCAGTAGAATGCCAGACTGATTTGCTCACACCAGGATCACCTATTATTaattgataagtgtggtgggtttcAACAAATACAGGAGCTCAGCCGAACCAAGCCTAAGTACTTTTTACTTGAGCAAATTCGTGTAACATGCCTTATATCACTAGTGCAATATTGAGACCTGCTAGAGATTCAAAgccaaactggactttttgaGACAATTACGTTAACACTAACTACAAGGTCCAACATATGTTTCTAGTAACACAGCGCCTGATTTAATTGTTAGGCCTATGTAACAATGTTCTTGCTGTTttgtaatctttttttttgtgccCTGACCGTCCTCAGGTGTATGTGGACACAGTAGGTGATGCGACCAAGTACCAGGACAAGTTGAAGGGCATTTTCCCCGACCTTGACATCACCGTCACTCCCAAGGCTGATGCCAAGTTCCCCATCGTCAGTGCTGCCAGCATATGTGCCAAGGTCAGAGACAGTCATTGCATTTTtgcttaatttttttcacattacACCGCAGGATGTTAGGGTTATTACATCCATTCAGCAAAGAAAGTTGTATCTGCTTCAGTTCTAAATCTTACTAAAACTAAGCAGTATGTGTAGTAagggagtgaagtctgccatcacTGATTGTAACCTAGGTATTCTATTACAGGTAGCGCGAGACAGGGCTGTGAAAGGTTGGACATTCTTCGAGGAGAAAGATGGCAACTCAATCAGCCGAAAGTTTGGCTCAGGCTATCCCAGTGGTGAGTATGCTTCAACCCTGAGGCGTGTGTAGTATAGTGGTTTAAGCAACTCTGCCTCTGGACCTGGAGGCTGGGAGTTTGAATCCTGgccatataaaaccaccatcagTCCATCACACATTTTAGATTTCAAGTTAAAGACAAGAAGGAGAAGCAATACACTAATGTCTTTGATGAAGCATAGCTTTATATGTTTAACTGTTTGTAAACGAGAGATGATTtaacatatacaatacatttgtagCATACTGATTTTTATGCTTCATTATTGTTCTGTTTCTCCCCTTGTTTACTAACAAAACTACAAGTTATAATATTCTACCTTTGATGTAATTGTATGAATATTGCATTTAACATCAACTTCCATAATTCCACctggtgccataatactgccacattagaaaaaaaaacctatgTGGAtaaaaagtgatttaaagagatgcaCCATGCAGATATTCAGGCATTCCAGACAATCTtaagaaggcctctataacaattttttatgtggcggtattatggcacctggtggaattatgagattTGGCCATGTTGGCAATATTAGAACACAAAGATAAAGATGATTTATCATCATTCATTTTTATTCTACCAGATCCTGAAACAAAGAAGTGGCTGGCCAGCATGGTGGAGCCGGTGTTTGGTTTCCCTCAGTTTGTTCGCTTCAGCTGGTCCACAGCCAGCAAGA
The sequence above is drawn from the Branchiostoma floridae strain S238N-H82 chromosome 4, Bfl_VNyyK, whole genome shotgun sequence genome and encodes:
- the LOC118414461 gene encoding ribonuclease H2 subunit A-like, which translates into the protein MNLCDFETDNTKSCVVGSEVPDVTKGEPCCLGIDEAGRGPVLGPMVYGICYCPLSGQDRLKDMGFADSKTLTEEQREKLFEAIAGAGEFMGWTIHILAPNAISNCMLRRSKYNLNTLSHDTAIGLIQRTLDSGVNLQEVYVDTVGDATKYQDKLKGIFPDLDITVTPKADAKFPIVSAASICAKVARDRAVKGWTFFEEKDGNSISRKFGSGYPSDPETKKWLASMVEPVFGFPQFVRFSWSTASKILDDKAVPVNWDDEDEDEKAATPSVMSFFAAKGEDPKQKKHQYFQERFLHTVTDFGS